CCGAGGTGGACCTGCAGGACGCCGAGGCGGTCGCCGAGCGACGTGACGAGGTGCAGGCGGCGGTGCGGGATCACGCGGGGCAGATCGCCTACGCGCTGGCCCGGCTCCAGGGCGGCGACTACGGCCAGCGGCGGTTCGACACCGAGCGGGGTGAGTGGACGGTCAAGTACGAGGCCGGCGACGTCGAGTACCTCCGCTACGATCCCGGATCCGGTAGCGAGGTGTACGTCGTCTCGACGAAACAGCCGCCCGAGACCGGGCCGCTCGCGACCGCGCTCGAAGACTACGCGGCGTTCGTCGCCGCCTTCGAGGAGTACGTCGCCAGCCTGGACGGCGTCCTCGCGGACGCGCCCACGGAGTTCCCCGCGCCCGCGTCGGTCGACGGCGTCGTCGCCGAGCGCGACCGCATCGTCAACGCGATCCGGGACACCAGTGACGCCATCGCCCGCGCCCTCCGGCGCTACGAGGGCGGTGACTACGGCACCTTCACCGCGCGCGTCGACGGCACCCGCTGGGAGCTGAAGTGGGACGAGGACGGCACCTCGTACCTCCGGGTCGGCGGCGAGGGCGGCGTCTACCTCCTCTCACAGTACGAACCGCCAGCCGCCCCCGACCTGCGGGAACTCGCCCCCGAGTTCGCCGGCTTCGTCGAGGCGTACAACGACCACGTCGACGACCTCGAATCGGACCTGGCGACCGTGCAACTATAGGCCGAGGGTCCACGCAGCCCCGCAGCGACTCGATTTCCGGAAACTGAGAACTGTCCGTCGCTTGAATGCCGTCCGGACCCATCGTCGAGACATGAACCCGCTCCAGCAGTCGGTGTCCGACCCCGCCGCGACGGTCGCCGTCGCGCGGGCTCTCAGCTACCTGACCGTCGCGGTCGCCGCGGGGTGCCTGCTGTGGTATCTCAGACGCTACGCCCACCAGGTCCTCGCCGCCCCCTACCGGACGCGGTGGCGCTACCTCGCCGTGGGCGTCGGCGCCGTCGCCATCTACGGCCTCGCCGGACTGGCCGAGACCGCCGGCGTCGCGCCGGCCGCCGCCTTCCGCCGCGGCGCGACGGTCTTTGCCTTCCTGTTCGCCGCCGTCGGCGTGCGCGCCGTCCACCGCTCCGTCGACGGCGCCCCGCTCCTGCCCGACGGGACGCTCCAGTGGCTCGGCCCCGCCGTCGTCGCCGCATTCGTCGCCACCTGGTGGCTCCTCTACCTGATCGCGGCCGCGCCGGCGCTCGCCGCGCTCGAAGTCGGCGGCCTGGTGCTCGCCACCGCCTACACGCTGTACCACGCCGTCGGCACCGTCCGGGCACAGGAAGGGACGAGCATCGCGGCCTTCACCCGCCAGTTCACCCCCGCACTGCTCGCGCTGGCCGTCGTCGCCGTCGCCGACCACGCCGCCGTGCTCTCGCTGCCCACCGCAGCCGTCGGCGACGGCGTCGCCCTCGTCGGGACGGTACTCACGGGCGCCTTCCTGTTCACCACCGCCGTCGCCATCAGACAGCAGGGCGGCGAGGTCCAGCGCATCTACGACCCCACCACCTGGAGTCGCGACCGACCCGAAGACCGCCGCCGCGGGGCCGACGACCCCGGCGCCGACTGAGGGACTAGTTCACACAAACGACAGTTTGAGTCATCGACAGGTCCGTTATCCCCCCGTCCGACGGCAGCCGTGGGCAGGTGTCATTTCACACCACCGCGCCTGTCCTTGCTGCCACCAGCCCGTCCCCGGACTCTCATGGAGGTTTTCCGGGGACGGCCACTGTTTCGACGACGAGGCGACTCTCCGGTGGACGGATCGCCCCGCAGTCGCCGCTGAGCGGAGTTCGGCGGTGAGTTACGGCAGGATAGTCCATCCTGGCGGTAAATGTCAGAATTTCTAATCTTTGGGCTTGCTTGTCGCCCGTTACGGGTGTCCGTCTGAGTCGGCCGCGTACGCCTCTCCGAACTCCGAGAAGTGCCTCACAAGGGTCTCCAAGGTGTCCTCGATTTCTTCAGCCGAACTGACGTGGTCATAGAAGGCGATGTTGGAATCGTATGGGTTTTCTGATGTTTCCACCGACCAATCGCCGGCACGAGTCTGTTCAACGACCCGGTCATCACTGGCCGACTGGGCACCCTTTACCTTGTATCCGAACGCCCGGAGCGCCCCGTCGACATCGGTTCGGTTGTACTCTGTGGGTGGCATCCAGTAAAGGTGGACGTTCAGCCGTTGGTTGCTATCCGGGGCTCGAGGCCCTTTCATTGCGTGGTTGATTCGGTGAGTAGCAAGTCCACTACTCGGGCTTTGGTTGGTCCTCACACTAAGCCCAGTACTCGAATCGAACAGGCCGGGCTGTTCGTCGACCATTCGCTGATCGAACTCGTGCAGTATTGCTTCGATCTCGTTCTCGAATTGCTTGATTAGTCGAAGCGCTTTCAGATAGCGATCGCTCTGGAGGCCCTTTGTGAGGAATTCCTCACTCATAATCCATCCTCTCGCGCAGATATGTTAGTTGTTCTCCCAGGATTCTCGAAAGCGTGATTGGTTGAATCGTCTCGACAACGTTCGCTGGCTTAGCCATTCGATCGATCGTCGGATGTGGCTGAAACTTCATGAGTTGTTGCTCCGCGGCCGCACAGAAAAGGTATGCATTGGCCGCCCAATGGTCGTCAACCGCTTCACCTTGGCGTAGGAGCGTTCGAATCGCTGTGGTCACGTCCTGCCAATACATTACGGAGACTGGACCGGCCGTTTCCCACTCAATTTGCAGTCCTTCTTTAGGATGGCGCCTGACTAATGGATCGACCTTTGACCGGAGACGGTCAATATTTTTCTTTGGTAGGAGGAGCGTATGAGTCCACTCCTGATCGGGGTAGTCGCGTTCGGTGAGCCGCGTCGTCTCCGCAGTCTTCCTGTAGTGGGTGTCGTCAAGTTTTACTTCGATTGAGAAACCACGATCAGGATAAAGAATTAGTATATCTGGTCGTCGAGAGCCTCCCTCCTCCTTCAAGAGCCGGTCCTCACGGATGACTTCATCTGGAACTAGACCCACGTCTTTATCAAAGAGTTCAGAGACTAACGCTGCGGACTGTCGCAACAGTCGCGCCAGCCAGTCCGACCATCCTTCTTCGTTGTTCGGCAAGAGCGGTCCCATGTCTTGGGTCAGCGCCGACGCCAGCGGATCCGTTTCGAAGGGCGACTTCGAGCGCTTCCACCTCTCGTTGGATTGGTCCAACAGGTCGGCTACCTCGACGGCGGTCTTATAGCCAGTCTCGCTGTAGAGTTCCCACCACGGGTCAAGCATATGCCACCAGCCAGTCAGCCCATTTGTGACGAGTGTCCGCGTTGAGGCGACGCTGCGGGCGGGGTGCGACGAGTCTGCATACGCCTGCCACCACGAATCGAGGTCTTCCCAGCAGTCAGCCAACCGCGCTACGTGGAGGGGTTGTGCCGAATCATGGCTTTGGGTGATTGGCTGAGTCTGCGTGTGTGTCGACCACCACAGATCAAGCGCTTCCCAATCGTTCGGTTCGACCTCTACACGCACGCCTGATCTGGCGAAGGCGACCGATAAAGTCGTTGGGGGGGAATCCACGGCCACTTGTTACGAGCGTCAGGAACCCCCTATTGCCGCCACTCCAACCGCCTCAGCATGGGTGATATTGTAAGGGCCAAGGCTCTGTTGAAATCCTCAGTCACAGACAGGTTGTTGAGGCCGTGCTGAATACAGAGCGCGTATCTCGCATAGCCGTGTGGAATGTACGGCGAAGCCTGCGATACTGATTCATATTAGCGCTGCATTGAGACGTACATGGACGAAATAATAACAGACATCGAGATAGACGGCTCGCCAGAGGCTGTGTGGGCTGTCTTGACTGATTTTGAGGCGTATCCCGAATGGAATCCAGCGATGGAGATAGATGGAGATGCGGTCGAGGGCGACCGACTGGAGGTGACGATGGATTACGAGAATATGAGAAAAATGACGTTCAACCCGAGGGTTCTCGTGGCGGACAGACCGACCGAGCTTCGGTGGCAAGGTCGACTGTTTGTCTCCGGACTCTACGACGGCGAGCATCGATTCGAACTCACTTCGCTTGACGACGGTGAGCGGACGCGACTGACACAGGCTGAAACCTTTCGCGGGGTATTGGTGGGATTTATCAACCGTCGAATCGGCGACGATGTCGAGGCAGGATTCAATCAAGTGAACGAGGCCTTGAAGCGACGCGTGGAAAACAGCTAATTTCGTTGCCGGATATGCTGCATACACCTCTATATTCAGCAGTCGATTCCTCTCAGAATTCCGGATATTCGCACTCATCGTCTGAAATAGCCAGCCCTCGTTCCACATTGTGAACGACACACTTGATGAGGAGTTCACGGAACTGCTTCCACCAGAGACGTGACCGCACAAAAGCTCCGAACTTCTGTTTGATCACCGCGTTGACTGTCTCGTTCATGTTTCGACGATGGTAGAGGTCGCTGTCCAGCCGTGCATTCCACGCTTTGTGGAGTGAGGTGAACTCACGATGCTTAATAAGTGGTCGAATACCGTGGTCACGGGCGAGCTGCCGTAGCTTCTGGTCGTCGTATCCCTTGTCACCGGTCAAGACCGCGATAGACTGGACGTTCCGTTTCACTACTTGTGGCGCAATCTGCGTGTCGTGCTTCCGCGTTGTCGTCACGTGCACATCGAGAATTGCGTTGGTCGCTGTATCGACCAACAGCGTTGTTTTCAAGTGCTGGATGGTGAGGTTTGTTCGTTTCGTGTAGTGAGTTGAGGCATGCGCCCGCTCAAACCCGGAGGCATCGATACCGGTGACACCGTTCAGCGGCAAGTCCGCAAGCGAAACGTTCAGCAGAACCCGCCAGACGGCCATCTCCAAGCGGTCGAACGCCTTGCAGAGTGTCGAGGGTGCGGGAATCGAATCGAGACCGAGGGCGTCACAAATGCGGGGCATCTCGATAAGTTCATCAACGAGGTCGCGGTACGTGGTCGTCTTCTTCACCTTGAGACAGAGAAGAACGACGTGCTGGCGGAGCGTGAACCGCTTCCGAGAATAGCGTGTCGAAAACCGTGTAACAGCACGGCGAGCCAGCACCATAGCTCGTTCAACGAACCGGAGAAGTCGTGACTTCGGCAGGGAATCCATCCTGTCTCAGACTACTCGTCCATCATGTTTGCCCGCAAGGGTTTCAACAAGGCCAGGGCCAACTATTTGTGATTTGGAAATGCGTGTTATGGTATGGCAATACAGAGTCTGCTCGAAAAGATACGGACGCAAGAAGCAGAGCTCTCGGATGAAGAGAAACTATGGATGATCTGTAGCGAGATATTCCCCCCGCTCACCGACGATAAAAATGGCTCAAGATATCGACTGTCTGTGGCAAACAGATTTATTCAACTTGAAGGATCGCCGGTTAAGCGGGATGACGATGGCGACGTGTACCGAACCGAAAATGAGAGCCGCTTGGATAGAGCACTAACACAGACTGCCGACGCTTACGATAGAAGCGAAGCTACGATTCGATCATTGTGCATCCATGATGTCTATAATGGAGAAAGTCAAACCGAACAGTTTCTAGAAGATTTACTGAAGGTTGAAGAGAAGTATAAAATGCTATAATACTGAATTAGTACGGGTTTCTGTCCGTGGATATCCGCAGTACCACCAAGAGACGTCCAAGATTTAGTATACGGACTCAGGCGGCAAAGGCAGTGCTATAGGATTAGAACGCCCGGAGAAGTAGTCCATCCTGGATTCGAACCAGGGTCGAAGCCCCCAGAAGGCTTCAGGATTGGCCACTACCCCAATGGACTGTGATTCTGGATAACCCGTTTGTCCTTATGAGTGTTGCGGACTCCGTCGGCGGGTTTCCGGCGCGCGGACGCGGTGTGTGCCCGGTTCACGTCACAAACCCAACCCACAAGGCGACTGACCACGAGGCAATATTACAGATGAATCTGGACACGTACCTGGTGACGGCCGAGTCGCTCTCGGCGGGGCGCTCGACGGTCGAGATCGTAGAGGCGGCCATCGACGGCGGGATCGACGTCGTGCAGTTGCGCGAGAAGGAGGCGACCGCGCGGGCGCGCTACGACCTCGGACGGCGGCTCCGCGACCTGACAGCCGAGGCCGACGTCCTGCTGATCGTCAACGACCGCATCGACATCGCGGCGGCGATCGACGCCGACGGCGTCCACCTCGGGGACGACGACCTGCCCGTGTCCGTCGCCCGCGAGCAACTCGGCGACGACGCGATCGTGGGCCGGTCGGTCTCCACCGTCGAGGCGGCCCGCGAGGCCGAGCAGGCGGGCGCTGACTACCTCGGCGTCGGCGCCGTGTTCGCGACCGACTCGAAGGACACCGACCCGGAGCAATCGGAGATCGGGCTCGAACGGATCGAAGCGATCGACGCGGCGGTCGATATTCCCTTCGTGGGCATCGGCGGCGTGGCGGCGGCGAACGCGGCGGACGTGGTCCGTGCCGGTGCGGACGGCGTCGCGGTGATCTCGGCGATCACGGCGGCCGACGATCCGGCGGCGGCGACCCACGAACTGAACGACGCGGTCGCTGCCGGACGGGTGGAAGCATGAGCGTGGATCTGCAGGCGGCCTTCGACGCCGTCGCGGAGACGGGACCGCTCGTCAACTGCATCACCAACGACGTGACGGTCAACGACGTGGCCAACGTCGTCCTCCACTGGGGCGGCCTCCCGGTCATGTCCGACGATCCCGGCGACGCGCCGGAGATGGTCGCCGGCGCGCAGGGCCTCCTCCTCAACATGGGCACCGTCTCCGAGGCGGGCCTCGAAACCTTCCTCGCCACCGGCGAATCGGCGATGGAACACGACGTGCCCATCGTCGTCGACCCCGTGGGCGTCGGCGCGACGTCGGTCCGGGACGAGGCGGCAGAACGGCTGGTGACCGACCTCGATCCGACGGTCATCAAGGGCAACTACGGCGAGATCACGGCGCTGGCGGGCGAGACGGCCGACGTCCGCGGCGTCGAGTCGGTCGGTGAGTACGACGACATCGTCCCGACGGCGCAGGCGGTCGCCGAGGGCACCGGGGCCGTCGTGATCGCCTCCGGCGTGACGGACGTGGTGGCGACCGCCGACCGCGCGTTCGAGGTCGATGTCGGCGACGCCCGCATGGGCGAGTTCGTCGGGTCGGGCTGTATGCTCGGCGCGACCGCGGCCGTCTTCGCCGGCAGCGTCGCCGACCCGCTGGACGCGAGTCTGGCCGCGACGGTCGCCTTCGGCCGCGCCGGCGAACGCGCCGCGGCGGGCGCCTACGGCGAGTTCGAGGGGCCGGCCAGCTACCGGATCGCCTTCCTCGACGCCACCGCGGGGCTCGACGCGGCCGAGGCCGCGTCCGACGCGGACCGGATCACGGAACTGGGCTGAACGACGCTTCCGATTATTTCCTTCGTAGGTAATATTCTGGCACCAAAGTTTCCTTCGTAGGCAATTATTCTACGTCTCTCCCGGTCGCGCCTCGATGGCGGTGAGCACGCCGAACAGCGCCGTCTCAGAGCGCTCGACGGACAGGTCCGCCTCGCGGACGTGGGCCAGCGGCTCCTGGGTCAGCCGACAGCCCGATTTCTCGTAGTGGGCCGGCGCGCGCCAGTCGAGCAGTTTCGCCAGCGGTGCGGCGTCGCTCTGTCCGTGTTCGAGCAGCAGGAGGCGTCCGTCCGGGTCGCAGACGCGGGCCATCTCCCGGACGGCGGCCACGGGGTCCGGGAACGTACAGGTCGAAAAGGAAGAGACGACGGTGTCGAAGGCGTCGTCCGGGAACGCCAGTCGCTGGGCGTCCATCCGCTGGACCCGGCCGGACCGATCCAGGCGGTCGAGTTCCGCCCGGGCCTGGGCGAGCATCGCGGCGCTCAGGTCGACGCCGACGATTTCGCTGGCGTCGGTCAGATACCGGAAGTTCGGCCCGGTGCCACAGGCAACGTCGAGGACGCGGCCGCTCGCCCCCGCGAACTGCCGGCCGCGGTAGCGCCCGGCGAACAGGCGGTCCAACCACTGCCACCGCGCGACCTGCTCGGCCTTCTCGTCGTAGGTCGCTTCGATCTCGGCGACCGAGACCGCGTCGCTCCGGGACGGACGGTCCACGTCCGCGCCCCCCTGTTCGTCGTCCGGCCCCTCCGTCGGTCCGCTCGGGTCCGTCTGTGGCATACAGTCTCCCCTGGCCGTCTCTGGCCCCCGATGTCACGTAAAAGCATCGCGGGATCGGACGTTCCCCGGACTCCGTGCGAATCCGTGTTCGAGCCGGGCCGTCAGGTCTCCGCGCCGTCGCCCTGGGCCTCGACCTCGAAGTCGGTCAGTTCGTGGCCGTGGCGGGCGATCCGCTCGGCGACCTGGAACTTCTCCGGGCGGTCGAGGCGCTCCCAGTCCAGGTCCTCGGGCGGGGCGTCCTCGAAGCCCTCGAACGTCTCGAGGACGGCGGCGTTGACGAAGCGGGCGAACGCGTCGCAGATCTCGCAGGTGCGTGAGAGGTGCGAGACGTCGAACTCGCGAGTCACGGTGCTGTCGAGGCAATCGACACACCGGTACTGCTGTGTTCGGGTCACGACGGCGTTAGGAGCGCCACTCGGTAGTACCTGTGGGTTCGACCGCCAGCGCCGATTCGACCATCAATCTAATTACGGCGAGGAGTGTCAGCATTCAACTATGCACGATCTCACGGGCGTCCAGCGGGACCGTCGCGCCGTGCTCGCGGGCCCCGCGGGCCCGATCGGGCCGGACGGCGACGGCGCTC
Above is a genomic segment from Halorientalis sp. LT38 containing:
- a CDS encoding SRPBCC domain-containing protein, with protein sequence MDEIITDIEIDGSPEAVWAVLTDFEAYPEWNPAMEIDGDAVEGDRLEVTMDYENMRKMTFNPRVLVADRPTELRWQGRLFVSGLYDGEHRFELTSLDDGERTRLTQAETFRGVLVGFINRRIGDDVEAGFNQVNEALKRRVENS
- a CDS encoding IS5 family transposase; this encodes MDSLPKSRLLRFVERAMVLARRAVTRFSTRYSRKRFTLRQHVVLLCLKVKKTTTYRDLVDELIEMPRICDALGLDSIPAPSTLCKAFDRLEMAVWRVLLNVSLADLPLNGVTGIDASGFERAHASTHYTKRTNLTIQHLKTTLLVDTATNAILDVHVTTTRKHDTQIAPQVVKRNVQSIAVLTGDKGYDDQKLRQLARDHGIRPLIKHREFTSLHKAWNARLDSDLYHRRNMNETVNAVIKQKFGAFVRSRLWWKQFRELLIKCVVHNVERGLAISDDECEYPEF
- the thiE gene encoding thiamine phosphate synthase translates to MDTYLVTAESLSAGRSTVEIVEAAIDGGIDVVQLREKEATARARYDLGRRLRDLTAEADVLLIVNDRIDIAAAIDADGVHLGDDDLPVSVAREQLGDDAIVGRSVSTVEAAREAEQAGADYLGVGAVFATDSKDTDPEQSEIGLERIEAIDAAVDIPFVGIGGVAAANAADVVRAGADGVAVISAITAADDPAAATHELNDAVAAGRVEA
- the thiM gene encoding hydroxyethylthiazole kinase, producing the protein MSVDLQAAFDAVAETGPLVNCITNDVTVNDVANVVLHWGGLPVMSDDPGDAPEMVAGAQGLLLNMGTVSEAGLETFLATGESAMEHDVPIVVDPVGVGATSVRDEAAERLVTDLDPTVIKGNYGEITALAGETADVRGVESVGEYDDIVPTAQAVAEGTGAVVIASGVTDVVATADRAFEVDVGDARMGEFVGSGCMLGATAAVFAGSVADPLDASLAATVAFGRAGERAAAGAYGEFEGPASYRIAFLDATAGLDAAEAASDADRITELG
- a CDS encoding class I SAM-dependent methyltransferase, with translation MPQTDPSGPTEGPDDEQGGADVDRPSRSDAVSVAEIEATYDEKAEQVARWQWLDRLFAGRYRGRQFAGASGRVLDVACGTGPNFRYLTDASEIVGVDLSAAMLAQARAELDRLDRSGRVQRMDAQRLAFPDDAFDTVVSSFSTCTFPDPVAAVREMARVCDPDGRLLLLEHGQSDAAPLAKLLDWRAPAHYEKSGCRLTQEPLAHVREADLSVERSETALFGVLTAIEARPGET